The DNA region GGGCGCATAGTTTCGGCCGCATGCGCACCCGACCGACCACCGATCATGCCGATGCCGTCGCCCGGCGGCTGGAGCAGCTGCGTGCCGAGCTCGACCCGCCGGGGGAGGCGGACGAGGGTGAGGACGACTGGCAGCCGCCGTGGTGGGACGGGCCGGCTGCGACCGACACCGCGGAGCTGGATCCGCTGGTGCCGGTCCCGGGGCGGCACGCGTCCCGGCGGCAGGTCGTGATCTCACCCGACGCGATGCTGCCGGAGCCGCTGCGCGGGCGGGTGAGCCTCGGTCCGTGGCATCTGGTGGTGGTCTCGCTGGTGCTGGTCGCGGGGTTGGCGGTGGCCTGCTGGTGGATGATCCGGGCCGATCCCGAGGTGGTTCCAGCCGCCCGGGCGTCGCCGTCGGCCTCCCCGCTGGTGTCCCTGCCGACCGGCTCGGCCGCGCCGGGGAGCGTCGCCGCGGTGCCGTCGGATGGGGCGTCGGCAGGGACGGTGACGGTCGATGTGGAGGGCAAGGTGCCCAAGCCAGGCATCGTCGTGCTGCCGGTCGGCTCGCGGGTGGTGGATGCCGTCGAAGCAGCCGGTGGGGCGTCCCACAAACACCTCGCCGGTCTCAACCTCGCAGCCCTGCTCAGCGACGGGCAGCAGATCGTGGTCGGGGTGCCGGCCGGCGGAGCGGGTGTTGCTGCGCCCGGCTCCGGTGGTCCGGTGGCAGGGGCGCCGCCAAGGGCTGGGGTGAGTCTCAACGCCGCCTCCATGGAGGAGCTGGAGACCTTGCCAGGGGTCGGGCCGGTGACGGCGCAGGCGATCATCGACTGGCGCACCACCAACGGCGCGTTCACCTCGGTCGACGAGCTGCTCGAGGTCGACGGGATCGGACCGAAGACCTTCGACTCCCTGGAACCGCTGGTCACGTTGTGAACGATCTGCGACTGCCGCTTCTCGGGGCCGGTGCCTGGGCGGGGGCGCTGGCCGGGCCGGTCGTCGCGGCAGGCGGACGGTCCGGCATGGTCCTGCTGGCGCTGCTCGCCGCCGTCCTCGGCATCGGTGGCGGTTGGGCGGTCCGCCAGCGCCGGTCGACGGTGCTGGCCCTGGTGCTGATGATCGCCGGCACTGCGATCGTCTCGGGACTGCACGCCGCCCGGGTCAGCGACAACCCGGTCGCGCAGCTGGCGGCGCGAGAGGCGCAGGTGCGGGTGATCGCCACCGTCACGACCGACCCGAAGGAGGTGACCGGCCAGCATGCGACCTACCAGCTCCGGCGCGCCGGCGTGCGGGAGATCAGGGGCCGCGGGGTGGTCTACCGGCTGCGTACGCCGGTGGTGGTGCTCGGTGACGACGCGTGGGCCGACATCCCGCTGGGGGCGACGGTGGCGACGACCGGTCGCCTGGCGAAGAGCGACTCGCACGAGGAGTCTGCGTTGCTCATCGCGGGGGAGCCACGGGTCGTCGCCGGTCCGGGGCTCTGGTGGCGGGCCTCCGACAAGCTACGCCTCTCCATCCGGGACGCGGTGGCACACCGACCACCCGACCAGGCCGCGCTGGTTCCCGCCCTGGTCGACGGTGACGACACCGGGCTCTCCGACGACCTCGCCGACGACTTCCGCACCACCGGGCTCACTCACCTGCTCGCGGTCTCGGGCACCAATCTGACCCTCGTGGTGGGATTCCTGCTCATCATCGCCCGGTGGGCCGGGGTGCGGGGGAGAGGTCTGTACGCCGTCGGGGTGCTCGGCATCCTCGGGTTCGTCGTGCTCGCGCGGACCGAGCCGAGCGTGGTGCGTGCCGCCGCAATGGGTGCGGTCGGGCTCCTGGCGATGACGCACAACGGACGCCAGCGAGCGCTGCGCGGACTCGGCGCTGCGGTGATCGGGCTCCTGCTGATCGACCCGAGCCTGGCGACCTCGGTCGGGTTCACCCTCTCGGTGCTGGCCACCGCCGGCATCCTGCTCTTCGGACCGCCATGGCGTGATGCGCTGCGGCGGTGGATGCCGCAGTGGTGCGCGGAGGCGATCGCGGTTCCGGCCGCCGCGCAGCTGGCGTGCACGCCAGTGGTGGCCGCCATCTCCGGCCAGGTCAGCCTCGTCGCGGTGCTCGCCAACCTTCTCGTCGAGCCCGCCGTCGCACCCGCGACGGTGCTCGGCCTGCTGGGAGGTCTGCTCGGGCTGGTGTGGGATCCGCTCGGGATGGTTGCGGGCACGCTCGCGACTTGGTGCGTCGCCTGGATCATCGCCGTCGCTCGCTTCGGCGCCGGGCTGCCGACCGCCGAGGTCGGCTGGGCGACGGGGCCGCTGGCCCTGGTGGTGCTGGTCGTCGTCTGTGCCGCGATCGCGTTCCTGGCGCCACGGGTCCTTCGGCATCCGGTCACCGGCGTCGCCGGATGCCTGGTGCTGCTCGCCGTGGCGCTGGTGCGGCTGCCGAGCCCGGGCTGGCCGCCGGCAGGGTGGGTGCTGGTGATGTGCGACGTCGGGCAGGGAGACGCGCTGGCGGTGCGTACGGGGCCGGGGAGTGCGGTCGTCGTCGACGCCGGCCCCGACCCGGACCTCGTCGACGACTGCCTCGACCGGCTCGAGGTCGACGACGTCCCGCTCGCGGTGATCACCCACTTCCACGCCGACCACGTCAACGGCGTCGAGGGTGTCTTCGCCGGACGTCGGGTGGGCGAGCTGTGGACCTCGCGCCTCCAGGACCCGCCCGAGGGAGTGCGGGTCCTCGGCGAGGCCATCGGGGCGGCCGGAGTGGTGCCGGTCCCGGCTCCCTACGGAGCCACGGTGACCATCGGCGAGGTGCGGATCCAGGTGCTCTGGCCGACGGCAGGCTCCGACACCCGCGGACCCGGAGACGGCTCCACGGCCAACGACGCGAGCGTCGTCCTCCTCGTCGAGTCGCACGGTCTGCGCCTGCTGCTGACCGGTGACATCGAGCCGGAGGGACAGGACCAGCTCGCCGACGACCTCGCCGGTCTCGACATCGACGTGCTCAAGGTGCCCCACCACGGCTCGCGCTACCAGGACCTCGACTGGCTGCGTACGCTGCACGCGCAGGTCGCGCTCACCTCGGTCGGTGCCGGCAACGACTACGGCCATCCCGCCACGGCCACGGTCCGGGGGCTCGAGGACAGTGGCACCGAGGTCTACCGCACCGACCGCGACGGCTCGGTCGCGGTCCTCGAGTCGGGAGGGGAGGCCGCCGTGGTGACGCGATAAGTGTCGGTGCCGTGTGGGAGGGTTTGAGCATGGCACGCACCGCCTCCGCCCCGAGCCCCACCGGAAACCTGTCGGCCGCCGATGTCCTCGGCCGGGTGACGCTGGTGACGGGCAAGGAGGAGTTCCTGGGGGAGCGCACGGTCGCGGCAGCGAAGGCCGCGGTGAAGGAGTATGACGCCGAGGCGGAGATCTCCGAGGCGACCGCCGCCGATCTGACCCTGGCCACGCTCGGCGAGCTGAGCGCCCCGTCGCTCTTCTCGAGCATCCGCTGCGTCGTGGTGCGCAACCTGGAGAACCTGCCCGACGAGTCCGTGGCAGGCCTGGTGGACTACGCCGGGATGCCCTCGGAGGAGGTCGCGCTCATCCTCGTCCACGGAGGAGGACAGAAGGGCAGCGGCACGCTTGCGAAGCTCCGCAAGCTCCCGAAGGTCACCGAGCACAAGTCCGTCGAGCTGAAGGCGCGTGAGTTCGGCAGCTTCGTCAAGGCCGAGATGCGGCTCCACGGAGCGAGCCTCGATGAGGAGGGCGCCGACTTCCTGATCCAGGCGGTCGGCCAGGATCTCCGTGCCCTGGCGGCCGCGGCGAGCCAGCTCGCCGGCGACAACGAGGCGAAGCGACTCGGTCTGGAGCACGTGAAGCAATACTTCGGCGGCAGGGCCGAGGTGAAGAACTATGTGATCGCCGACGCGATCATCTCCGGCGACCGGGTCAAGGCGCTCGAGGAGATCCGCTGGGCCCTCGACACCGGCTCCTCCCCGGTCTACGTCCTCTCCGCCGTGGCCGGCCAGCTCCGCACCGTCGCCAACCACGTCGCCGGAATCCGCGACAGTGGCACCCCGCCCTGGAAGCAGAAGTCCATCGCCGGCCTCGCCCGCGGCTGGTCGCGCGAAGCCATCGGCGAGGCCCTCCGCTCGGTCGCCCGGGCCGACGCCGACCTCAAGGGCGCCGCCAGCGACCCTGCGTACACGCTCGAGCGTCTCGTCCTCACCATCGCCGCCCTGCGCCAGCGCTGATCACAGCACGCCGAGACCGTAGTTCTGGCGGCCGAAACCGCACTTGTGGGGGCCGAAACTCGAGTTTCGGCCCCCACAACTGCAATCTCGGCCGCCACAACTGCCCACTCGGCCGACAGAACTGACGTCTCGGCAAATGCGAAAGCCCCCGTCACACAGGACGGGGGCTTCGGTGCGGCTTACCTCAGAGAGAGGCAGCCTTCTTGGCGATCGCCGACTTGCGGTTGGCGGCCTGGTTCTTGTGGATGACGCCCTTGGAGACGGCCTTGTCGAGCTTCTTGGTGGCGACCTTGGCGTTCTCGACCGCAGCGTCCTTCTCGCCGGCCTCGGCGGCGGCGTGGAACTTGCGGATGACGGTCTTGAGCTCGCTCTTGACGGCCTTGTTGCGCTCGTGCGCCTTCTCGTTCTGCTTGTTGCGCTTGATCTGCGACTTGATGTTCGCCATGGGTAAGTGATCTCCAGTGCTTCGACGTGTGGTGGTGCGAGCTCTCAATCCGGCCCCTCGGGGAAAGTGAGAGGGGAGAGGCCTACGCGAACACGCTTGCGGTCAAGATTACAGACACGCGTCGCGTGGCCTCAAATCGCCGTACCCTCAGTAGCTACTCGGGGGTAGGATGTGGTGATCTCGGTCACGAGATTTCCGGGCGGGACCCCTGTTGCGACGCGACTCGAGCGTCTAAGGTCCCCCGCGCGGCGCCTCTCGTGCACACCGCCCATTGCCACCCCCACGCAAATACTGCAGGCCAGGAGAATCATGCCGACCCAGTCCGCGATCGATCTTGCATTTCTCGACGAGATGCCGGCGAACTTCGCCCTTCATTTCCTCAACCGTGTCAAGGCGACCCCTGACGCGGAGGCGTTCCGCTATCCGGTGGTCGGCTCGACGACCGAGGCAGGCGGGGAAGAGTGGAAGTCGCTGACCTGGAAGGAGGCCAGCGACCAGGCCAGCCGCCTCGCCGCCGGCCTGGTGTCGCTCGGTCTCGAGCTCGAGCAGCGGGTCGGCATCGCCTCGACCACGCGCTACGAGTGGATCATCGCCGACCTCGCGGTGATGCTCGCCGGCGGCGCCACCACGACGGTCTACCCGACGACCAACGTCGATGACACCGCCTACATCCTCGGCGACGCCGAGTGCCGCTTCGTCTTCGCCGAGGACGACACCCAGCTCGCCAAGATCGCCGAGAGGGCCGCCGACCTCCCCGAGATCGTCAAGGTCATCACCTTCGACGGCGCGACCGACGGCGACCGGGTCATCGGGCTGGACGACCTGGCGGCGATCGGCGACAAGTACCTCGCCGAGCACCCGGACCTGATCGAGGAGACCGCCGCCAAGATCACCCCGGACCACCTGGCCACCCTGGTCTACACCTCCGGCACCACCGGCCGGCCGAAGGGCGTGCGCCTGCTCCACCGCGCCTGGGTCTACGAGGGCGAGGCCATCCGGGTCCAGGGCGACGTGCTCGGTCCCGACGACCTGCAGTTCCTGTGGCTGCCGATGTCGCACGTCTTCGGCAAGGTGCTGCTCTCGATCCAGATCGCGTGCGGCTTCCCGACCGCGATCGACGGCCGGATGGACAAGATCGTCGACAACCTGGCGATCGTGAAGCCGACCTTCATGGGTGCCGCCCCGCGCATCTTCGAGAAGGTCCACGCCAGGATCATGATGATGGTCGAGAACGACGGTGGCGTGAAGAAGAAGCTCTTCGACGCCGCCTTCGCCAACGGCATCGCCCGCGACCGGCTGCTGCGCGAGGGCAAGTCCGTGCCGACCGGCATGGCCCTCAAGCACGCCGTGCTCGACAAGCTCGTGCTCAGCAAGGTCCGTGACCGCTTCGGTGGCCGCGTACGTTTCTTCATCTCCGGCTCCGCCCCGCTCAACCGCGACATCGCCGAGTGGTTCCGGGCTGCCGGGATCCTCATCATGGAGGGCTACGGCTCGACGGAGAACGCCGCGGGCGCGTCCGTCGGCACCCTGGAGGAGAACAAGCTCGGCACGGTCGGCAAGGCGTTCCCGGGCAGCGAGGTGAAGATCGGCGAGAACGACGAGCTGCTCATCCGCGGCCCGCACGTGATGCCGGGCTACCACAACCTCCCCGAGGAGACCGCCAAGGCGCTCGACGCCGAGGGCTGGTACCACACCGGCGACAAGGCCTCGATCGACGAGGAGGGCTACATCACCATCACCGGCCGGATCAAGGAGCTGTTCAAGACCTCGGGCGGAAAGTACGTCGCGCCGCCGGCGATCGAGTCGAAGTTCGCCGCGCTGTGCCCCTACACCAGCCAGTTCCTCGTCTTCGGTGCCAACCGCAACTTCGTCAGCGCGCTGATCGCCCTCGACCCCGAGTCCATCACCGCCTGGGGCGCTGCCAATGGCCTGGAGGGGAAGTCCTACGAGGAGATCGTCACCTCGCCGCAGGTTCGTGAGCTGATCGGCGGCTATGTCGACGAGCTCAATGCCAGCCTCAACCGCTGGGAGACCATCAAGAAGTGGGAGATCCTCGAGCACGACCTGACCGTCGAGCGCGGCGAGCTCACCCCGTCGCTCAAGGTGAAGCGCAACGTCGTCGAGGAGCGGGAGAAGGAGCGCATCGACGCGTTCTACGCCGGCTCCTGATCCCACGCCCGACGCTCCGCCAGCCAGTCCAGACACACCTCGCCCTGCCACCGCTGCATCCTGCGGAGGTGGGGCGAGGTCGTCTTCACGGGCTGGTCGGCGGCGGCGAGGAAGTAGCCGGCGAAGAGCGCGAGGACCGAGTCGATGGCCTCCGGGTCCGCCTTGGACAGCAAGGGATGCTCGGCCAGGAACGCCTCGGCGTCGAGACCGTCGCCGCGCGGACCGATCAGCAGCAGGAGCGAGTCGATCCAGTCGGCGCCGAGCACCGGCCAGGTCCACTCGAGCAGCAGCACGCCACCGTCGGGCCGGATGAGGATGGTGTCGTCGCGTACGTCCAGGTGCACCAGCGTCTCGCCGGCCGTGTGCTCCGCGAAGCCTGCCGCGAGAGCGGCCGCCCGGTCGGCGTGCGGGTAGCCGGCGACCCGGTCCCACAAGGCAGGGTACGAGGCGTGCTCCTCGGCGAAGGTGGGCCAGCCGATACCCGGGGCCGGGGTGAGTGCGGCGGCGGTCTCGACCAGCGCCCGCGACACGACCTCCAGGTCCGAGGACGTCCACGGCCGCGACGGCAGCCGCGACTCGACGTACTCGAAGGCCAGAACCACCCACTCGCCGTCGTCGAACCACTTCAGCTTCGGGCTGGGGATCCAGCCGGCGAGCTTCTTCAGCTTCGCCGCCTCCTCGCGGTGGAGTGCCGCGGAGTCACGCTGCGCCTTGGCGGAGGCGGCCTTCACGAAGTGCTGGGAGCCGTCCTGGCAGGTCAGCACCGAGGCGAACCCCGGCGTGAAGCCGGCCCCGTGCGACTGCGCGGAGACCACCGGGCCACCGCCGAGCCGCTTCTCGATCGAGGCCCGCAGGAACGGGGGCAGGTGGGGCCACTCCAGGCGGCGGGCGGTCTGTCCGTGCGGGATGTTCGTCGGGATCGCGCTCACCCCGACATCCTTGTGTACGCCGGCCAGGATGCGCCAGGGGTGGTCTCGACGAGCTCGACCACCGGGTTTCAGGGCATCGGCGGCTGGTCGAACGTTCCCGCGGGCTTCCCGGTGGCGACGTCCCAGGCGGCGAGGCCCTCCCGGGCCGACGCGGTGTAGAGGGTCTTGCCATCGGGACTGAAGATCACCTTCGAGGTCATCGCCGGTGCCTGTGCGATCTCGCGGGACCCGCCCGAGCCGCCCAGCGCGGCGGGTGCCCACAGCATCAGCCGGACGTCGCCGGGGTCGGCGGTGACGGCCAGCGACCGGGAGTCCGGCGAGAAGGCGACCGCCGTGGCCGGCTGGCCGGGCAGCGTCTCGACGGCCTCGAACGTCGTGGCGTCCCAGACCGTCGGGTACCCCTCGGAGGTGACGCCGGAGATCCAGCGGCCGTCGGGGCTCCAGATCGGGTCGGCGCCGCGTGCGGCCGCGAGGGTGTCCACCTCGTCGCCCGACTCGGCCTCGAGGATCGCCACGCCGTCGCCGGAGGCGACCGCCAGCTGCGTGCCGTCCGGGCTGAACGAGATCGACCCGATGCCGTTGCCGAGGTCGGCGCTCGCCACCTCGTCACCGTCCTCGACCGACCAGACGATCAGGTCACCCTCGAGCCCGGCACCGGCCACGAGCTCGCCGTCGGGGCTGAACGCGATCTCGCCGACCGGGCTCGCATCGGTGACCTTCGGGTTCGGCAGGCCCTCGAGCCGCTGGACCTCCTCGTCGCTGTCCACCTCGACCAGCGCGATGTCCGAGCAGCCGACCTTCCGCGCGACCAGCGTGAGGTCCGGGCTGATGGCGCCGTAGCTGGTCTCGGAGATCGGCTCGTACGCACCGCCGCCGGCGTTCCAGCGACACGTGCCGTCGGTGCAGCTGGCGACGACGTACTTCCCGTCGGCACCGGCGGTCAGCGAGCCGGCGACCAGCCGCGAGGGCGCCACCGCGGCGGCCAGGCTGATCGAGTCACCGGCCGTCTCCAGCGCCGAGATGTCGCAGCCGTCCCGGTCGGGGTCGCCGGCGCACCCGGCCAGGAGCGCGGCGGCGAGCACGCCGATGAGCGGGACACTGAGGGCGTACGTTCGGGGTTTCATCGGTCCTTCGCGAAGATATGGGGCGAGCGTCTGTCAGGCGATCGAGGTCACGTCGAAGTGGGCGACGGTGCCGTCGGTGCAGGTGAGGCGGTCGAGTCGACGGCCGCCGGTCTCGACGAGGTCCTGGCGGTCCCGGACCTTGTGGAGAGCTCGGAGCATGTCGTACTCGTCGTTGATACGCAGCACCGACCAGGGATGTTGCTCGCTGCCGTCGCCGGTGGAGCGGATGCTGCGCAGCGCAGCCCGGGCGACCTGCCGCTCCCGCGCCGCGGCCCGCTCCTCGCCGGAACCCGCCAGCGCGGTCGCCATCCGCAGATGGGCCGAGGGGCTGAAGATCGCCCCCGGCATGACCCGCTGCAGCGCGGTCACGGCCTCGTCATAGGCGCGGTCGGCGAGCAGCCGGTCGACCTCGCCGAGGTCGAGGTCGGCGGTGAAGCTCGCGGAGCCACGGACCGCGCGCCGAAGCGGCCCCAGGGTCTCGGGGCCGGGGTCGTCGAGGTAGGCGGTGACCAGGTCGGCGTA from Nocardioides luteus includes:
- a CDS encoding ComEA family DNA-binding protein, producing MRTRPTTDHADAVARRLEQLRAELDPPGEADEGEDDWQPPWWDGPAATDTAELDPLVPVPGRHASRRQVVISPDAMLPEPLRGRVSLGPWHLVVVSLVLVAGLAVACWWMIRADPEVVPAARASPSASPLVSLPTGSAAPGSVAAVPSDGASAGTVTVDVEGKVPKPGIVVLPVGSRVVDAVEAAGGASHKHLAGLNLAALLSDGQQIVVGVPAGGAGVAAPGSGGPVAGAPPRAGVSLNAASMEELETLPGVGPVTAQAIIDWRTTNGAFTSVDELLEVDGIGPKTFDSLEPLVTL
- a CDS encoding ComEC/Rec2 family competence protein, with product MNDLRLPLLGAGAWAGALAGPVVAAGGRSGMVLLALLAAVLGIGGGWAVRQRRSTVLALVLMIAGTAIVSGLHAARVSDNPVAQLAAREAQVRVIATVTTDPKEVTGQHATYQLRRAGVREIRGRGVVYRLRTPVVVLGDDAWADIPLGATVATTGRLAKSDSHEESALLIAGEPRVVAGPGLWWRASDKLRLSIRDAVAHRPPDQAALVPALVDGDDTGLSDDLADDFRTTGLTHLLAVSGTNLTLVVGFLLIIARWAGVRGRGLYAVGVLGILGFVVLARTEPSVVRAAAMGAVGLLAMTHNGRQRALRGLGAAVIGLLLIDPSLATSVGFTLSVLATAGILLFGPPWRDALRRWMPQWCAEAIAVPAAAQLACTPVVAAISGQVSLVAVLANLLVEPAVAPATVLGLLGGLLGLVWDPLGMVAGTLATWCVAWIIAVARFGAGLPTAEVGWATGPLALVVLVVVCAAIAFLAPRVLRHPVTGVAGCLVLLAVALVRLPSPGWPPAGWVLVMCDVGQGDALAVRTGPGSAVVVDAGPDPDLVDDCLDRLEVDDVPLAVITHFHADHVNGVEGVFAGRRVGELWTSRLQDPPEGVRVLGEAIGAAGVVPVPAPYGATVTIGEVRIQVLWPTAGSDTRGPGDGSTANDASVVLLVESHGLRLLLTGDIEPEGQDQLADDLAGLDIDVLKVPHHGSRYQDLDWLRTLHAQVALTSVGAGNDYGHPATATVRGLEDSGTEVYRTDRDGSVAVLESGGEAAVVTR
- the holA gene encoding DNA polymerase III subunit delta, which produces MARTASAPSPTGNLSAADVLGRVTLVTGKEEFLGERTVAAAKAAVKEYDAEAEISEATAADLTLATLGELSAPSLFSSIRCVVVRNLENLPDESVAGLVDYAGMPSEEVALILVHGGGQKGSGTLAKLRKLPKVTEHKSVELKAREFGSFVKAEMRLHGASLDEEGADFLIQAVGQDLRALAAAASQLAGDNEAKRLGLEHVKQYFGGRAEVKNYVIADAIISGDRVKALEEIRWALDTGSSPVYVLSAVAGQLRTVANHVAGIRDSGTPPWKQKSIAGLARGWSREAIGEALRSVARADADLKGAASDPAYTLERLVLTIAALRQR
- the rpsT gene encoding 30S ribosomal protein S20, with amino-acid sequence MANIKSQIKRNKQNEKAHERNKAVKSELKTVIRKFHAAAEAGEKDAAVENAKVATKKLDKAVSKGVIHKNQAANRKSAIAKKAASL
- a CDS encoding AMP-dependent synthetase/ligase, encoding MPTQSAIDLAFLDEMPANFALHFLNRVKATPDAEAFRYPVVGSTTEAGGEEWKSLTWKEASDQASRLAAGLVSLGLELEQRVGIASTTRYEWIIADLAVMLAGGATTTVYPTTNVDDTAYILGDAECRFVFAEDDTQLAKIAERAADLPEIVKVITFDGATDGDRVIGLDDLAAIGDKYLAEHPDLIEETAAKITPDHLATLVYTSGTTGRPKGVRLLHRAWVYEGEAIRVQGDVLGPDDLQFLWLPMSHVFGKVLLSIQIACGFPTAIDGRMDKIVDNLAIVKPTFMGAAPRIFEKVHARIMMMVENDGGVKKKLFDAAFANGIARDRLLREGKSVPTGMALKHAVLDKLVLSKVRDRFGGRVRFFISGSAPLNRDIAEWFRAAGILIMEGYGSTENAAGASVGTLEENKLGTVGKAFPGSEVKIGENDELLIRGPHVMPGYHNLPEETAKALDAEGWYHTGDKASIDEEGYITITGRIKELFKTSGGKYVAPPAIESKFAALCPYTSQFLVFGANRNFVSALIALDPESITAWGAANGLEGKSYEEIVTSPQVRELIGGYVDELNASLNRWETIKKWEILEHDLTVERGELTPSLKVKRNVVEEREKERIDAFYAGS
- a CDS encoding WD40 repeat domain-containing protein, translating into MKPRTYALSVPLIGVLAAALLAGCAGDPDRDGCDISALETAGDSISLAAAVAPSRLVAGSLTAGADGKYVVASCTDGTCRWNAGGGAYEPISETSYGAISPDLTLVARKVGCSDIALVEVDSDEEVQRLEGLPNPKVTDASPVGEIAFSPDGELVAGAGLEGDLIVWSVEDGDEVASADLGNGIGSISFSPDGTQLAVASGDGVAILEAESGDEVDTLAAARGADPIWSPDGRWISGVTSEGYPTVWDATTFEAVETLPGQPATAVAFSPDSRSLAVTADPGDVRLMLWAPAALGGSGGSREIAQAPAMTSKVIFSPDGKTLYTASAREGLAAWDVATGKPAGTFDQPPMP
- a CDS encoding DUF4919 domain-containing protein; amino-acid sequence: MTTYADLVTAYLDDPGPETLGPLRRAVRGSASFTADLDLGEVDRLLADRAYDEAVTALQRVMPGAIFSPSAHLRMATALAGSGEERAAARERQVARAALRSIRSTGDGSEQHPWSVLRINDEYDMLRALHKVRDRQDLVETGGRRLDRLTCTDGTVAHFDVTSIA